From Arachis stenosperma cultivar V10309 chromosome 2, arast.V10309.gnm1.PFL2, whole genome shotgun sequence, one genomic window encodes:
- the LOC130962990 gene encoding cyclin-dependent kinase F-4-like, with translation MEREDEDATRERRKLFRRALSSLPGSIEAAAAARACRAPVLTFGFYDYFLRFIDAVFDAKGADAILSFEKFCCNLSISLLQIDEELLQEVVNMGFDRNQLVESLCNRIQNESLRKMNHPNIVKLKEVIREIDILYFVFEYMECNLYQLMKDREKIFSEGEVMNWCFQVFQGLAYMHQWGYFHRDLKPENLLVTKDIIKIADFDLTGEISSQPPYTEYVSTRWYRAPEVLLQSYLYSSKVDMWAMDAIMAELFSLRPLFLGASPGFCESISSFKWHFQTCATDLLYQFQYDNA, from the exons ATGGAGAGAGAGGACGAAGACGCGACGCGAGAGAGAAGGAAGCTATTCCGCCGTGCACTGTCGTCGCTCCCGGGGTCAATTGAAGCCGCCGCCGCTGCTAGGGCTTGTCGTGCTCCTGTCCTCACTTTCGGCTTCTACGATTACTTCCT GCGTTTCATCGATGCCGTTTTTGATGCCAAGGGTGCGGATGCAATTCTCTCCTTTGAAAAGTTCTGCTGCAATCTCTCCATATCTCTTCTTCAG ATTGACGAAGAGCTTCTTCAAGAAGTGGTTAATATGGGATTTGACAGAAATCAATTGGTTGAATCTTTATGCAACAGGATCCAAAATGAG TCACTAAGAAAAATGAACCACCCAAATATTGTGAAGCTAAAGGAAGTTATTCGAGAAATTGACATTCTGTACTTTGTTTTTGAGTACATG GAATGCAACCTGTACCAACTTATGAAAGACAGGGAGAAGATCTTTTCTGAGGGTGAAGTTATGAATTGGTGTTTTCAAGTTTTCCAAGGTCTTGCTTATATGCACCAGTGGGGATACTTCCACCGTGATTTGAAGCCTG AGAACTTGCTGGTTACCAAGGATATCATAAAAATTGCTGATTTTGACCTAACAGGTGAGATCAGTTCACAACCACCCTACACTGAGTATGTCTCCACACGGTG GTATCGTGCTCCTGAAGTGCTACTTCAATCTTATTTGTATAGCTCCAAAGTTG ACATGTGGGCAATGGATGCTATAATGGCTGAACTGTTCTCTCTTCGTCCTCTTTTTCTTGGTGCCAG TCCTGGTTTTTGTGAATCTATTTCAAGTTTCAAATGGCACTTTCAAACATGTGCTACTGACCTACTGTACCAATTTCAATATGATAATGCCTGA